One Brassica napus cultivar Da-Ae chromosome A5, Da-Ae, whole genome shotgun sequence DNA window includes the following coding sequences:
- the LOC106372785 gene encoding uncharacterized protein LOC106372785 isoform X3: MIEENDSKWVRVAEKGNKGSSNNRGNYRGNGEAYRQRVPRREDSRVIAQEGRSRGVSGPVGDQQLLRGTHTEVQERKVVEAQEEGEIKAVEVSNQQLPSQTFQEELAKTQATGTKVISDAMDAERGIQVIQGLVGNKPAINEDKIMEMDEIREVFLANGIDMDAVDDLQECSEREMEEAMRELDRAGEEDFQEDEALVLAEDDKVMAEDELEKKHGIRKRLLKPVEGTAVSTKMRIANALASPRKRTGAKTGTRQGEINKQLDTKGTSNPKPGLPRP; encoded by the coding sequence ATGATTGAGGAGAATGATTCTAAATGGGTGCGGGTGGCTGAGAAAGGGAATAAAGGATCGTCTAACAACCGTGGCAACTATAGGGGAAATGGTGAGGCTTATAGGCAGCGAGTGCCACGCAGAGAGGACTCAAGAGTGATAGCTCAGGAGGGACGTTCTAGGGGTGTTTCAGGACCGGTTGGAGATCAACAACTGCTGCGAGGAACGCACACAGAGGTTCAGGAGAGAAAGGTTGTAGAGGCTCAGGAGGAGGGAGAAATAAAGGCTGTGGAGGTCTCCAATCAACAACTACCTTCACAAACTTTTCAAGAAGAGCTTGCAAAGACGCAAGCGACCGGAACAAAGGTCATATCGGACGCAATGGATGCGGAAAGAGGGATACAAGTGATTCAGGGCCTGGTAGGGAATAAGCCTGCTATCAATGAGGATAAGATTATGGAGATGGATGAGATAAGGGAGGTTTTTCTTGCAAATGGGATCGACATGGATGCCGTAGATGATCTACAAGAGTGCTCTGAAAGAGAGATGGAGGAAGCAATGCGAGAGCTGGACAGGGCAGGTGAAGAAGATTTTCAAGAGGACGAGGCACTGGTTCTTGCTGAGGATGATAAGGTGATGGCTGAAGATGAACTGGAAAAGAAACATGGAATACGTAAAAGGCTTTTAAAACCAGTGGAGGGGACTGCGGTCAGTACTAAGATGAGGATTGCTAATGCATTGGCTTCCCCACGCAAGCGCACTGGAGCTAAAACAGGAACACGCCAGGGGGAGATCAACAAGCAACTGGATACTAAGGGCACGTCAAACCCGAAGCCGGGACTACCAAGACcataa
- the LOC106372785 gene encoding uncharacterized protein LOC106372785 isoform X2, translated as MEWIGSRLRFSLCGDRVISQSQLLGSGGDSKEGEGARKRLKISVPHFDNSALVKTYSKSLIGRCMNPPEQDMQALIQNIPKIWKLEDRIVGTDLGFGKFQFDFQTEEQIEGVLKLQPYHFDYWMLALARWQPRKSQLFPAEIPFWVRVLGVPMEFRTRPTLESIGDSLGKTVSVDLEQLRVQVVVDAFQQLCFETTVDFKGGEYYEAEETLISLRYEKLFGYCPICASLCHTEANCPLAKPEVKMSPEKRRETREGNGGGGGGGMKEGSMRIRLGVIKGLLLMGTRAISRRREMVGTIMEKEKVK; from the exons ATGGAGTGGATAGGATCTCGATTGCGATTCTCTTTATGCGGAGATCGTGTGATTTCCCAG AGTCAACTTTTGGGATCCGGTGGGGACAGCAAGGAGGGTGAGGGGGCTCGGAAAAGGTTGAAGATCTCGGTGCCGCACTTTGACAATTCGGCTCTTGTCAAGACCTACTCAAAAAGTCTAATTGGAAGATGCATGAATCCACCAGAGCAGGATATGCAGGCACTGATACAGAACATTCCAAAAATCTGGAAGCTGGAGGATCGGATCGTGGGGACGGACTTGGGGTTTGGCAAATTCCAGTTCGATTTTCAGACGGAGGAACAGATTGAAGGGGTTCTGAAGCTACAACCTTATCACTTTGATTACTGGATGTTGGCTCTTGCAAGATGGCAACCGAGGAAGTCACAGCTGTTCCCGGCGGAGATTCCGTTTTGGGTGCGCGTTCTAGGAGTTCCCATGGAATTTAGGACACGTCCCACTTTGGAAAGCATTGGTGATTCTCTTGGAAAAACGGTCTCCGTAGATCTCGAGCAATTACGTGTTCAGGTGGTGGTGGATGCTTTTCAACAGCTCTGTTTTGAGACTACTGTGGATTTCAAGGGGGGAGAATATTATGAGGCGGAGGAAACTCTGATTTCTCTAAGATATGAAAAGCTATTTGGATATTGCCCTATCTGTGCTAGCTTGTGTCATACAGAAGCTAATTGTCCTCTTGCCAAGCCAGAGGTGAAGATGAGTCCAGAGAAGAGGAGGGAAACAAGAGAAGgtaatgggggggggggggggggtggcaTGAAGGAGGGAAGCATGAGGATAAGGCTCGGAGTTATAAAGGGGTTGTTATTAATGGGAACACGGGCTATCAGCAGAAGGAGAGAGATGGTCGGGACTATTATGGAAAAGGAAAAGGTAAAATGA
- the LOC106372785 gene encoding uncharacterized protein LOC106372785 isoform X1 — translation MEKGWGSRYFVVIFKTKSFRLQGAFHYFLYMNILSWNCRGLGSHWTISYLREIWHKHKPGFLFLSETKQDAEFVQGVQSHFGYDSLVTVDPSGRSGGLALFYNNEYQVKILYSSNRMIDIEAVANGKQVFLTFVYGDPIPKMRDQVWERLTRYGISRSDPWFIIGDLNEITGNHEKDGGAVRCPTSFISFNNMIRNSGLLEFPARGNTFSWQGRRGKGKGAVTVRCRLDRALANEEWHTIFPYSYTEYLRMVGSDHRPVLAVLDDKINRRKRGQFRFDKRWIGQEGLMESITSGWTGNHEGHVEDFFTKISNCHHEISSWRKDNPPYGKDKIKDLQQVLEEVQTDNDRSQEEILEVSRKLQEAYKDEEEYWHQKSRNMWYSSGDLNTKFYHALTKQRRIRNKIVGLHDELGNWITGDNGVEKVAVEYFEGLFATTNPTEFDSFLDEIVPSISPQMNQTLMRAATEEEVRQGLFMMHPEKAPGPDGMTVLFSSILGILLRRMWSSW, via the coding sequence ATGGAGAAGGGATGGGGTAGTAGGTATTTCGTGGTTATCTTCAAGACCAAGTCTTTCAGGCTCCAAGGAGCATtccattattttttatatatgaatatattaagCTGGAATTGTAGAGGACTGGGGAGTCATTGGACCATCAGTTACCTTCGAGAAATATGGCATAAACATAAACCGGGATTCCTTTTTTTAtctgaaacaaaacaagatgCTGAGTTTGTACAAGGGGTTCAATCCCATTTTGGTTATGATAGTTTGGTTACTGTGGACCCATCTGGGAGAAGTGGAGGTTTGGCACTTTTTTACAATAATGAGTACCAGGTTAAGATTCTATATTCTAGCAATAGGATGATAGATATAGAGGCGGTGGCAAATGGGAAACAAGTTTTTCTTACTTTTGTCTATGGCGATCCGATCCCAAAAATGAGGGATCAGGTTTGGGAGAGACTGACGCGATATGGAATATCACGATCGGATCCTTGGTTCATCATAGGAGATTTAAATGAAATTactggaaatcatgaaaaggacGGAGGGGCTGTGAGATGCCCAActtcttttatatcttttaataatatgataagaAATAGTGGATTATTGGAATTTCCAGCTCGTGGTAATACTTTTTCCTGGCAAGGGAGAAGAGGTAAAGGAAAAGGTGCAGTGACGGTTAGATGTCGTTTGGATCGGGCGTTAGCGAATGAGGAATGGCATACGATTTTTCCATATTCATACACAGAATATTTGAGGATGGTGGGGTCAGATCACCGACCAGTTCTGGCTGTCTTGGATGATAAAATTAACAGAAGAAAAAGGGGACAATTTAGGTTCGATAAGAGATGGATTGGTCAAGAGGGGCTGATGGAATCAATTACATCAGGGTGGACAGGGAATCATGAAGGCCATGTAGAGGATTTTTTCACAAAGATTAGTAATTGCCACCACGAAATATCTTCTTGGCGGAAGGATAATCCACCATATGGAAAGGATAAAATTAAAGATCTACAACAAGTGCTGGAAGAAGTACAGACAGATAATGATAGATCACAAGAGGAGATCCTTGAGGTTTCTAGGAAATTACAAGAGGCTTACAAGGATGAAGAGGAATATTGGCATCAAAAAAGTAGaaatatgtggtattcatcAGGGGACCTTAATACTAAATTTTATCATGCGTTGACAAAGCAACGCCGGATCCGTAATAAAATTGTGGGCCTTCATGATGAATTGGGTAATTGGATTACGGGTGACAATGGAGTTGAAAAGGTGGCGGTAGAATATTTTGAGGGTTTGTTTGCTACTACTAATCCGACGGAGTTTGATAGTTTCTTGGATGAGATTGTACCATCCATCTCTCCACAGATGAATCAAACATTAATGCGTGCAGCAACAGAGGAAGAGGTTCGGCAGGGTTTATTCATGATGCATCCAGAAAAGGCGCCAGGACCGGATGGGATGACAGTCCTTTTTTCCAGCATTCTTGGCATATTATTAAGAAGGATGTGGTCGAGTTGGTAA